A genomic segment from Streptomyces sp. NBC_01233 encodes:
- a CDS encoding histone-like nucleoid-structuring protein Lsr2, with translation MAQKVQVLLVDDLDGGEADETVTFALDGKTYEIDLTTANAEKLRGLLDPYTKGGRRTGGRASAARAKGRASATTGNPDTAEIRAWAKENGYNVNDRGRVPAEIREAYEKTKG, from the coding sequence GTGGCACAGAAGGTTCAGGTCCTTCTTGTCGACGACCTCGACGGTGGCGAGGCGGACGAGACGGTGACGTTCGCTCTGGATGGCAAGACCTACGAGATCGACCTCACCACCGCCAACGCTGAAAAGCTCCGCGGTTTGCTCGACCCGTACACCAAGGGCGGCCGCCGCACCGGTGGCCGTGCCAGCGCGGCACGTGCCAAGGGTCGCGCTTCGGCGACGACCGGCAACCCGGACACCGCGGAGATCCGCGCGTGGGCCAAGGAGAACGGTTACAACGTGAACGACCGCGGCCGCGTCCCGGCCGAGATCCGCGAGGCCTACGAGAAGACCAAGGGCTGA
- a CDS encoding amino-acid N-acetyltransferase, whose protein sequence is MGEFSTAHAETVTIRRARTGDVPALRRLLDQYVQQRILLDKAPVVLYEDIQEFWVAERDSDGQVVGCGALHVMWEDLAEVRTLAVDRDLKGGGVGHMVLQQLLRTARTLGVSRVFCLTFEVEFFAKHGFVEIGETPVKTDVYMELLRSYDEGVAEFLGLERVKPNTLGNSRMLLHL, encoded by the coding sequence ATGGGAGAGTTTTCCACTGCACATGCAGAAACAGTGACGATCCGCCGTGCCCGCACCGGTGATGTTCCCGCGCTGCGCCGCCTCCTCGACCAGTACGTGCAGCAGCGGATCCTGCTGGACAAAGCCCCGGTCGTCCTTTATGAGGACATCCAGGAGTTCTGGGTCGCGGAACGCGACTCCGACGGTCAGGTGGTCGGCTGCGGCGCCCTCCACGTGATGTGGGAAGACCTCGCCGAAGTGCGTACTCTCGCCGTGGACCGCGACCTGAAGGGCGGCGGCGTCGGCCACATGGTGCTGCAGCAGTTGTTGCGGACCGCCCGCACGCTCGGGGTGAGCCGGGTTTTCTGCCTGACCTTCGAAGTCGAGTTCTTCGCGAAGCACGGGTTCGTCGAGATCGGCGAGACCCCGGTCAAGACCGATGTCTACATGGAGCTCCTGCGTTCCTATGACGAGGGAGTCGCCGAGTTCCTCGGTCTCGAACGAGTGAAGCCGAACACCTTGGGCAACAGTCGGATGCTTCTGCACCTCTGA
- a CDS encoding Rossmann-like and DUF2520 domain-containing protein: MNPSQQPRPARLAVGVVGAGRVGPALARALQQAGHRPVAVSGVSDASVRRAARMLPDVPLVPPAQVLERADLVLLTVPDDALPSLVEGLAETGAIRPGQLIVHTSGRYGAAVLDPARRAGALPLALHPAMTFTGTEVDVQRLAGCSFGVTAPEELRLAAEALVIEMGGEPEWIAEENRPLYHAALALGANHLVTLVAQAMELLGKAGVEHPDRMLGPLLGAALDNALRSGDAALTGPVARGDAGTVAAHVSELRRHAPGTVAGYLAMARTTADRALAHGLLKPELAEDLLGVLADTDADGGHG, encoded by the coding sequence GTGAATCCATCACAGCAGCCACGTCCTGCCCGGCTCGCCGTCGGCGTCGTCGGAGCCGGCCGTGTCGGTCCGGCGCTGGCCCGTGCGCTCCAGCAGGCCGGGCACCGGCCCGTCGCCGTCTCCGGTGTGTCCGACGCGTCCGTGCGCCGGGCCGCGCGGATGCTGCCCGACGTACCGCTCGTGCCGCCCGCGCAGGTGCTGGAGCGGGCCGATCTGGTGCTCCTCACCGTGCCCGACGACGCGCTGCCCTCCCTCGTGGAGGGTCTGGCCGAGACCGGCGCGATCCGCCCCGGCCAGCTCATCGTGCACACCTCGGGCCGGTACGGGGCGGCCGTGCTCGACCCGGCGCGCCGTGCGGGCGCGCTGCCGCTGGCCCTGCACCCCGCGATGACCTTCACCGGCACCGAGGTCGACGTGCAGCGGCTGGCCGGCTGCTCCTTCGGCGTCACCGCTCCCGAGGAGCTGCGGCTCGCCGCCGAAGCCCTGGTCATCGAGATGGGCGGGGAGCCCGAGTGGATCGCGGAGGAAAACCGTCCGCTCTACCACGCGGCCCTCGCCCTCGGCGCGAACCACCTGGTCACGCTGGTCGCCCAGGCGATGGAGCTGCTGGGCAAGGCCGGGGTCGAGCACCCCGACCGGATGCTCGGCCCGCTGCTCGGCGCGGCCCTCGACAACGCCCTGCGCTCCGGGGACGCCGCCCTGACCGGGCCAGTGGCCCGCGGGGACGCCGGTACGGTCGCCGCGCACGTCTCGGAACTGCGCAGGCACGCGCCCGGCACGGTCGCCGGATACCTGGCGATGGCCCGCACCACCGCCGACCGGGCCCTCGCCCACGGTCTGCTCAAGCCGGAGCTCGCCGAGGACCTGCTCGGCGTGCTCGCCGACACGGACGCCGACGGGGGCCACGGGTGA
- a CDS encoding ATP-dependent Clp protease ATP-binding subunit translates to MFERFTDRARRVVVLAQEEARMLNHNYIGTEHILLGLIHEGEGVAAKALESLGISLEAVRQQVEEIIGQGQQAPSGHIPFTPRAKKVLELSLREALQLGHNYIGTEHILLGLIREGEGVAAQVLVKLGADLNRVRQQVIQLLSGYTGGGKESATAGGPAEGTPSTSLVLDQFGRNLTQAARESKLDPVIGREKEIERVMQVLSRRTKNNPVLIGEPGVGKTAVVEGLAQAIVKGEVPETLKDKHLYTLDLGALVAGSRYRGDFEERLKKVLKEIRTRGDIILFIDELHTLVGAGAAEGAIDAASILKPMLARGELQTIGATTLDEYRKHLEKDAALERRFQPIQVAEPSLPHTIEILKGLRDRYEAHHRVSITDEALVQAATLADRYISDRFLPDKAIDLIDEAGSRMRIRRMTAPPDLREFDEKIAAVRRDKESAIDSQDFEKAASLRDKEKQLLAGKTKREKEWKAGDMDVVAEVDGELIAEVLATATGIPVFKLTEEESSRLLRMEDELHRRVIGQKDAIKALSQAIRRTRAGLKDPKRPGGSFIFAGPSGVGKTELSKTLAEFLFGDEDALISLDMSEFSEKHTVSRLFGSPPGYVGYEEGGQLTEKVRRKPFSVVLFDEVEKAHPDIFNSLLQILEDGRLTDSQGRVVDFKNTVIIMTTNLGTRDISKGFNLGFAAQGDTKTGYERMKAKVNEELKQHFRPEFLNRVDDTVVFHQLTEEDIIQIVDLMIAKVDERLKDRDMGIELSGDAKLLLAKRGYDPILGARPLRRTIQREIEDILSEKILFGELRPGHIVVVGKEGEGEEAKFTFRGEEKSALPDLPPIEATGSGPDLSKGA, encoded by the coding sequence ATGTTCGAGAGGTTCACCGACCGCGCGCGGCGGGTTGTCGTCCTGGCTCAGGAAGAAGCCCGGATGCTCAACCACAACTACATCGGCACCGAGCACATCCTCCTGGGCTTGATCCACGAGGGTGAGGGTGTCGCCGCTAAGGCCCTGGAGAGCCTCGGGATTTCGCTCGAGGCTGTTCGCCAGCAGGTTGAGGAGATCATCGGTCAGGGGCAGCAGGCCCCGTCCGGCCACATCCCCTTCACCCCGCGGGCGAAGAAGGTCCTGGAGCTTTCGCTCCGAGAGGCCCTCCAGCTCGGCCACAACTACATCGGCACCGAGCACATCCTGCTCGGCCTGATCCGCGAGGGCGAGGGCGTCGCCGCCCAGGTCCTCGTGAAGCTGGGCGCCGATCTCAACCGAGTCCGGCAGCAGGTCATCCAGCTGCTCTCCGGCTACACCGGTGGAGGCAAGGAGTCGGCCACGGCAGGCGGCCCGGCCGAGGGCACGCCCTCGACCTCGCTCGTCCTCGACCAGTTCGGCCGCAACCTCACCCAGGCGGCCCGCGAATCCAAGCTCGACCCGGTCATCGGGCGCGAGAAGGAGATCGAGCGGGTCATGCAGGTGCTGTCCCGCCGTACGAAGAACAACCCGGTCCTCATCGGCGAGCCCGGCGTCGGCAAGACCGCCGTCGTCGAGGGCCTGGCCCAGGCGATCGTCAAGGGTGAGGTTCCCGAGACGCTGAAGGACAAGCACCTCTACACGCTTGACCTCGGCGCCCTGGTCGCGGGTTCCCGCTACCGCGGTGACTTCGAGGAGCGCCTGAAGAAGGTGCTCAAGGAGATCCGCACCCGCGGCGACATCATCCTGTTCATCGACGAGCTCCACACCCTCGTGGGTGCGGGCGCCGCCGAGGGCGCGATCGACGCCGCCAGCATCCTCAAGCCCATGCTGGCCCGTGGTGAGCTCCAGACCATCGGTGCCACGACGCTGGACGAGTACCGCAAGCACCTCGAGAAGGACGCGGCCCTCGAGCGCCGCTTCCAGCCGATCCAGGTGGCGGAGCCTTCCCTCCCCCACACGATCGAGATCCTCAAGGGCCTGCGCGACCGCTACGAGGCCCACCACCGCGTCTCCATCACGGACGAGGCCCTCGTCCAGGCGGCGACGCTGGCGGACCGGTACATCTCGGACCGCTTCCTCCCGGACAAGGCGATCGACCTGATCGACGAGGCCGGCTCCCGGATGCGCATCCGCCGGATGACCGCGCCGCCGGACCTCCGCGAGTTCGACGAGAAGATCGCGGCCGTGCGCCGCGACAAGGAGTCGGCCATCGACTCCCAGGATTTCGAGAAGGCGGCTTCTCTCCGTGACAAGGAGAAGCAGCTGCTGGCGGGGAAGACCAAGCGCGAGAAGGAATGGAAGGCCGGCGACATGGACGTCGTCGCCGAGGTCGACGGCGAGCTCATCGCCGAGGTCCTCGCGACCGCGACCGGCATTCCCGTCTTCAAGCTCACCGAGGAGGAGTCCTCGCGACTGCTCCGCATGGAGGACGAGCTCCACCGTCGGGTCATCGGCCAGAAGGACGCCATCAAGGCGCTCTCCCAGGCGATCCGCCGTACCCGTGCGGGTCTGAAGGACCCGAAGCGCCCGGGTGGCTCGTTCATCTTCGCCGGCCCGTCCGGTGTCGGTAAGACCGAGCTCTCGAAGACGCTCGCCGAATTCCTCTTCGGTGACGAGGACGCGCTGATCTCCCTCGACATGTCGGAGTTCAGCGAGAAGCACACGGTTTCCCGTCTCTTCGGTTCGCCCCCCGGCTACGTGGGCTACGAAGAGGGCGGCCAGCTCACCGAGAAGGTGCGCCGGAAGCCGTTCTCCGTCGTCCTCTTCGACGAGGTCGAGAAGGCCCACCCGGATATCTTCAATTCCCTTCTCCAGATCCTGGAAGACGGTCGCCTGACCGACTCCCAGGGCCGGGTCGTGGACTTCAAGAACACGGTCATCATCATGACGACCAACCTGGGTACCCGGGACATCTCGAAGGGCTTCAACCTGGGCTTCGCGGCGCAGGGAGACACCAAGACCGGTTACGAGCGGATGAAGGCGAAGGTCAACGAAGAGCTCAAGCAGCACTTCCGGCCCGAGTTCCTCAACCGCGTCGACGACACGGTCGTCTTCCACCAGCTCACCGAGGAAGACATCATCCAGATCGTCGACCTGATGATCGCGAAGGTCGACGAGCGCCTGAAGGACCGCGACATGGGCATCGAGCTGAGCGGCGACGCGAAGCTCCTGCTCGCCAAGCGCGGCTACGACCCGATCCTGGGTGCCCGGCCGCTGCGCCGGACCATCCAGCGCGAGATCGAGGACATCCTGTCGGAGAAGATCCTCTTCGGCGAGCTGCGTCCCGGTCACATCGTGGTCGTCGGCAAGGAGGGTGAGGGCGAGGAAGCCAAGTTCACCTTCCGCGGCGAGGAGAAGTCGGCCCTGCCGGACCTCCCCCCGATCGAGGCCACGGGCTCCGGCCCGGACCTGTCGAAGGGCGCGTAG
- a CDS encoding BlaI/MecI/CopY family transcriptional regulator: MPRPLGELEDAVMTRVWQWNRPVTVREVLEDLQQERSIAYTTVMTVMDNLHQKGWVRREAEGRAYRYTAVSTRAAYSAALMNEAWSTSDNPAAALVAFFGMMSAEQREALRDAVRVVQHDDESGAEAVAGAVAEPSAAPEAEGDSDERPREPGR; encoded by the coding sequence GTGCCTCGCCCCTTGGGAGAACTCGAAGACGCCGTCATGACGCGGGTGTGGCAGTGGAACCGCCCGGTCACCGTTCGTGAAGTACTGGAAGACCTCCAGCAGGAACGGTCCATCGCGTACACCACGGTCATGACCGTTATGGACAATCTTCATCAGAAGGGCTGGGTCCGCCGGGAAGCCGAAGGCCGCGCCTATCGATATACGGCGGTCTCCACCCGCGCCGCCTACTCGGCCGCACTGATGAACGAAGCCTGGTCGACGAGCGACAACCCCGCGGCCGCCCTCGTCGCCTTCTTCGGCATGATGTCCGCGGAACAGCGGGAAGCACTCCGGGACGCCGTACGGGTCGTCCAGCACGACGACGAGTCCGGCGCCGAAGCCGTGGCCGGAGCCGTGGCCGAACCCTCCGCTGCGCCGGAAGCCGAAGGGGACTCCGACGAGCGCCCGCGGGAGCCGGGGCGATAG
- a CDS encoding L-aspartate oxidase, whose protein sequence is MSTPGRGPAGSGGGDTAAGTGIRLHAPAPGWSLDADVVVVGSGVAGLTAALRCAAAGRRTVVVTKARLDDGSTRWAQGGIAAALGDGDTPEQHLDDTLVAGAGLCDEEAVRLLVTEGPDAVRRLMAAGAVFDTSAETGEIELTREGGHHRRRIAHAGGDATGAEISRALVEAVQAAGIETVENALVLDLLQDAQGRTAGVTLHVMGEGQHDGVGAVHAPAVILATGGMGQVFSATTNPSVSTGDGVALALRAGAEVSDLEFVQFHPTVLFLGPDAEGQQPLVSEAVRGEGAYLVDADGVRFMLGQHELAELAPRDIVAKGIMRRMQEQGAQHMYLDARHFGAEMWEQRFPTILAACRSHGIDPVTEPIPVAPAAHYASGGVRTDLHGRTTVRGLYACGEVACTGVHGANRLASNSLLEGLVFAERIADDIAAQRFGGNGPVVPVPATGPLQPAAARHEIQRIMTQGAGVLRSADSLSAAAEALEALYATALNDLEAHGKTAEPGVDTWEATNLLCVARVLVAAAQRREETRGCHWREDHPDRDDADWRRHLVVRLSATEKRALVVVPTDSADFPSVHPLSTPSLEQ, encoded by the coding sequence GTGAGCACCCCAGGCAGAGGCCCCGCAGGCAGCGGCGGCGGAGACACGGCCGCGGGCACCGGCATACGGCTGCACGCGCCCGCCCCCGGCTGGTCCCTCGACGCCGATGTCGTGGTGGTCGGTTCCGGTGTGGCGGGCCTGACCGCCGCACTGCGCTGCGCCGCCGCGGGCCGCCGTACCGTCGTGGTCACCAAGGCCCGGCTCGACGACGGCTCCACCCGCTGGGCCCAGGGCGGCATCGCCGCGGCCCTCGGCGACGGCGACACTCCGGAGCAGCACCTCGACGACACCCTGGTCGCGGGCGCGGGCCTGTGCGACGAGGAGGCCGTACGGCTGCTCGTCACCGAAGGCCCGGACGCGGTACGGCGGTTGATGGCCGCCGGTGCGGTCTTCGACACCTCCGCGGAGACCGGCGAGATAGAACTGACCCGGGAGGGCGGCCACCACCGCCGCCGGATCGCGCACGCGGGCGGCGACGCCACCGGCGCCGAGATCTCCCGGGCGCTCGTCGAGGCGGTCCAGGCCGCGGGCATCGAGACCGTCGAGAACGCACTCGTGCTGGACCTGCTGCAGGACGCGCAGGGTCGTACGGCCGGTGTCACCCTGCACGTGATGGGCGAGGGCCAGCACGACGGAGTCGGCGCCGTCCACGCGCCCGCCGTGATCCTCGCGACCGGCGGCATGGGCCAGGTCTTCTCGGCCACCACCAATCCGTCGGTGTCCACCGGTGACGGCGTGGCGCTCGCGCTGCGCGCCGGCGCCGAGGTCTCCGACCTGGAGTTCGTGCAGTTCCACCCGACGGTGCTCTTCCTCGGCCCGGACGCCGAGGGGCAGCAGCCGCTGGTCTCGGAGGCGGTCCGCGGGGAGGGCGCGTACCTCGTCGACGCGGACGGCGTCCGCTTCATGCTCGGCCAGCACGAGCTCGCCGAGCTGGCCCCGCGCGACATCGTCGCCAAGGGCATCATGCGCCGCATGCAGGAGCAGGGCGCGCAGCACATGTACCTGGACGCCCGGCACTTCGGCGCCGAGATGTGGGAGCAGCGGTTCCCGACGATCCTCGCCGCCTGCCGCTCGCACGGCATCGACCCGGTGACCGAGCCGATCCCCGTCGCGCCCGCCGCGCACTACGCGTCCGGCGGCGTACGGACCGACCTGCACGGCCGGACCACCGTCCGCGGCCTGTACGCCTGCGGTGAGGTCGCCTGCACCGGTGTGCACGGCGCGAACCGGCTCGCCTCCAACTCGCTGCTGGAGGGCCTGGTCTTCGCCGAGCGGATCGCCGACGACATCGCCGCCCAGCGCTTCGGCGGCAACGGCCCGGTCGTCCCGGTCCCGGCGACCGGCCCGCTGCAGCCCGCCGCGGCCCGGCACGAGATCCAGCGGATCATGACGCAGGGCGCGGGCGTGCTCCGCTCCGCCGACTCGCTGTCCGCGGCGGCCGAGGCCCTCGAAGCGCTGTACGCGACCGCCCTGAACGACCTCGAAGCGCACGGCAAGACCGCCGAGCCGGGTGTGGACACCTGGGAGGCCACCAACCTGCTGTGCGTGGCACGGGTCCTGGTCGCCGCCGCGCAGCGGCGCGAGGAGACCCGCGGCTGCCACTGGCGCGAGGACCACCCGGACCGGGACGATGCCGACTGGCGGCGCCACCTCGTCGTCCGGCTCTCGGCGACCGAGAAGCGGGCCCTGGTCGTCGTCCCCACCGACTCCGCGGACTTCCCGTCCGTGCACCCCCTGAGCACCCCGAGCCTGGAGCAGTGA
- a CDS encoding SCO3374 family protein, producing the protein MAVTAAPTVPLPRVAPEEGAYASWYERVLGWAVTGGPPGRLATGIRFDVLELPSDAGTALLRRPVATGPVALMGRRMRFLVAAGSAEELEGLLDWLEWGGVALDLTALGAGGRITAPAPPGHPRESPRGAAVWLRPPEQGCEALLPALPGPGRAAGPGPGKGTAGPDLVRLVAAAATECHRARLGRRTAGVRQPLVFS; encoded by the coding sequence ATGGCCGTAACCGCTGCGCCGACCGTCCCGCTGCCCCGCGTCGCGCCCGAGGAGGGCGCGTACGCCTCCTGGTACGAGAGGGTGCTCGGCTGGGCCGTCACGGGCGGTCCGCCCGGCCGGCTCGCGACCGGGATCCGGTTCGACGTGCTGGAGCTGCCGTCCGATGCGGGGACGGCACTGCTGCGCAGGCCGGTCGCCACGGGCCCGGTGGCGCTCATGGGGCGCCGGATGCGGTTCCTGGTGGCCGCGGGGAGCGCAGAGGAGCTGGAGGGGCTGCTCGACTGGCTGGAATGGGGCGGGGTCGCCCTGGACCTGACCGCCCTGGGTGCGGGTGGCCGGATCACCGCCCCGGCTCCCCCGGGGCATCCCCGAGAAAGCCCTCGGGGGGCCGCTGTGTGGCTGCGACCCCCCGAGCAGGGGTGTGAGGCACTGCTGCCGGCCCTGCCCGGTCCCGGGCGGGCCGCCGGACCCGGTCCCGGCAAGGGCACCGCCGGGCCCGATCTCGTACGCCTGGTGGCGGCGGCGGCGACGGAATGCCACCGGGCCCGCCTGGGCCGGCGTACGGCGGGGGTCCGTCAGCCCTTGGTCTTCTCGTAG
- a CDS encoding threonine aldolase family protein, with amino-acid sequence MSDDSDQTERTKRQVAAWRGAERRLSRSLLEPTVGELLAELAEAPYAMDGPADVYGDGVVEELERRVAGLLGTQDAAFFPSGTMAQQIALRCWAGRTGNPVVALHPMSHPERWEGDALSNVSGLRVVHPTTEPRQPTPAEVAEVREPFGTLMLELPLRDAGFLLPGWEELEALVEAAREREAVVHFDGARLWESTVHFGRPLPEIAGLADSVYVSFYKSLGGLSGACLAGAREFVEETRVWRHRYGGQIFRQFPQALSALAGLERELPRLPSYVAQARMVAGALRSAFAQSPVPWARIHPEEPHTHQFQVWLPYEADRLTEAGLRLAEETGTVLFRRWSPEGPPGLAVTELEITEPGLSWTESDVRKATAAFVARL; translated from the coding sequence ATGAGCGACGACAGTGACCAGACGGAACGTACGAAGCGGCAGGTGGCGGCCTGGCGCGGGGCCGAGCGCAGGCTGTCGCGCAGCCTGCTCGAACCCACGGTGGGGGAGCTGCTCGCCGAGCTCGCCGAAGCCCCGTACGCCATGGACGGACCGGCCGACGTGTACGGCGACGGGGTCGTCGAGGAGCTGGAGCGCCGGGTCGCGGGGCTGCTGGGCACGCAGGACGCGGCGTTCTTCCCCAGCGGGACGATGGCCCAGCAGATCGCGCTGCGCTGCTGGGCGGGCCGGACCGGGAACCCGGTGGTGGCGCTGCACCCGATGAGCCATCCGGAGCGGTGGGAGGGGGACGCGCTGTCCAACGTCTCCGGGCTGCGGGTGGTGCACCCGACGACGGAGCCCCGCCAGCCGACGCCCGCGGAGGTCGCTGAGGTCCGGGAGCCCTTCGGCACGCTGATGCTGGAGCTGCCGCTGCGGGACGCCGGTTTCCTCCTCCCCGGCTGGGAGGAACTGGAGGCACTGGTCGAGGCGGCCCGCGAGCGGGAGGCGGTGGTCCACTTCGACGGCGCCCGCCTGTGGGAGTCCACCGTCCACTTCGGGCGCCCGCTGCCGGAGATCGCGGGGCTCGCGGACTCGGTGTACGTCTCCTTCTACAAGTCGCTCGGCGGCCTGAGCGGGGCCTGCCTGGCCGGGGCGCGGGAGTTCGTGGAGGAGACCCGTGTCTGGCGCCACCGGTACGGCGGCCAGATCTTCCGGCAGTTCCCGCAGGCCCTGTCCGCGCTGGCCGGGCTGGAACGGGAACTGCCCCGGCTGCCGTCGTACGTCGCCCAGGCGCGGATGGTGGCCGGGGCGCTGCGCTCGGCGTTCGCGCAGTCGCCGGTCCCGTGGGCCAGGATCCACCCGGAGGAGCCGCACACGCACCAGTTCCAGGTGTGGCTGCCGTACGAGGCGGACCGCCTGACGGAGGCGGGCCTGCGGCTGGCGGAGGAGACGGGCACGGTCCTCTTCCGCCGGTGGTCTCCCGAGGGGCCGCCGGGTCTCGCGGTGACGGAACTGGAGATCACCGAGCCGGGCCTGTCCTGGACGGAGTCCGACGTGCGGAAGGCCACCGCCGCCTTCGTGGCCCGGCTCTAG
- a CDS encoding DUF397 domain-containing protein — MTAQPTWRKSSFCSEGDACVYVATAPGALVKVADRVDPAHLVLATTQAAWADFIRAVKETAAP; from the coding sequence ATGACCGCTCAGCCCACGTGGCGGAAGTCCTCGTTCTGCAGTGAGGGCGACGCCTGCGTCTACGTCGCCACCGCCCCCGGAGCCCTCGTCAAGGTCGCCGACCGCGTCGACCCCGCGCACCTCGTGCTCGCCACGACCCAGGCCGCCTGGGCCGATTTCATCCGCGCCGTGAAAGAAACCGCCGCGCCGTAA
- the panC gene encoding pantoate--beta-alanine ligase, with translation MNRLLLHTAEELHGLPRAGRRAVVMTMGALHEGHATLIRTAREQVGPGGQVVVTVFVNPLQFGANEDLDRYPRTLDADLRIAEGAGADAVFAPAVDEVYQGGDPQVRISAGPMGERLEGATRPGHFDGMLTVVAKLLHLTRPDLALFGQKDAQQLALIRRMVTDLNFPVEVVGVPTVREEDGLALSSRNRYLSPAERHTALALSRALFAGQDRLAAQAALRARAEASPASDERASALARLGEIRASADAHAVSAAGGGLPDGVRAAALHVLEEAGRHEPPLVLDYLALVDPKDFTEAGPGFTGQAVLAVAAKVGATRLIDNIPLEFGAHS, from the coding sequence GTGAACCGGCTGCTGCTGCACACCGCCGAGGAGCTGCACGGGCTTCCGCGCGCCGGCCGGCGGGCCGTGGTGATGACGATGGGCGCCCTGCACGAGGGCCACGCCACCTTGATCCGTACCGCGCGCGAACAGGTCGGGCCGGGCGGCCAGGTCGTCGTCACCGTCTTCGTCAATCCGCTGCAGTTCGGGGCGAACGAGGACCTCGACCGCTATCCGCGCACCCTCGACGCCGATCTGCGGATCGCCGAAGGGGCGGGCGCCGACGCGGTGTTCGCCCCGGCCGTCGACGAGGTCTACCAGGGCGGCGACCCGCAGGTGCGGATCAGCGCCGGGCCGATGGGCGAGCGCCTCGAAGGGGCCACCCGCCCCGGCCACTTCGACGGGATGCTGACCGTCGTCGCCAAGCTCCTCCACCTCACCCGTCCCGACCTGGCCCTCTTCGGCCAGAAGGACGCCCAGCAACTGGCGCTCATCCGGCGGATGGTGACCGACCTGAACTTCCCCGTGGAGGTGGTCGGCGTCCCGACCGTCCGCGAGGAGGACGGGCTCGCCCTGTCGTCCCGCAACCGCTACCTCTCCCCCGCCGAGCGGCACACCGCCCTGGCCCTGTCCCGCGCCCTGTTCGCCGGGCAGGACCGGCTCGCGGCGCAGGCGGCACTGCGCGCCCGCGCCGAGGCCTCCCCGGCCAGTGACGAGCGGGCCAGCGCCCTGGCCCGGCTGGGCGAGATCCGCGCCTCGGCCGACGCGCACGCCGTCTCGGCGGCGGGCGGGGGGCTGCCGGACGGCGTACGGGCCGCCGCGCTGCACGTCCTGGAGGAGGCGGGGCGCCACGAGCCGCCGCTCGTGCTGGACTACCTGGCGCTCGTGGACCCGAAGGACTTCACCGAGGCCGGTCCCGGCTTCACCGGGCAGGCCGTGCTGGCCGTCGCCGCGAAGGTGGGCGCGACCCGGCTGATCGACAACATCCCATTGGAATTCGGAGCACACTCGTGA